In Bacillus thuringiensis, the DNA window TGGACGAGTGGGATTATGCAAGTTGGTGGTCATGCGTCGAAACCGAGTAGTTCGAATAAAAAACCGTGGATGTTTCCTCGTTCTAAAAAGTTTTTAGGGAAGAAAACTGATTCTCGTATTGTTGAATCCTTTTTAAAAGAATTTTTCCGTACAAGTAGTGCGCGAATATTTTATATTCAAATTGTATGTATAAGCACTGTAAGTATTATTATGAGTCCAAGGTGGATTGCAGCTATTATTCTTGTATTTGCTTTAGTTGCAATTTCTCGCTATGCACGTGATTATTGGAATGAATTTACGAAAAAAATGTTTCTTCATTTATATTGTGCTGAAGGAAAATTACTACTGTTAAGATGGAAGGCAAATCGCTATTTATTGCTTCCAGTAATACTTTTGTATGGAATAGTTATATTTTCTCATTTTTATTTATTAGCAGCTGTGGTCAGCGGCGTTGTTTTTATTTTATTAATTGTGTGGATTGTATTTTTACCATTAAAAAAGAGCCAATGACGGCTCTTTTTCTAATCTGTCACACATTGATAAATAAAATATACTAAAACGAGTATACTTGCGGCGGAATACAAGACATCTAAAGTCATCTGGTTGCCTCCTCATTGTTGTTGTATTTTTATTGTATGAAACCTTACAATTTCATATTCAAGTGAAAAATATGTGAACGTTAACAAAATTGTAAAGTGCAAAAATTACAATCATTTTGTATAATAGAAGAAACAACCGTTATATAAAATATAATGAGTGAAAGGGAGGGAACATAGATGCCAAATTGGTTTAGAAAAACCTTAGTCGCATTAATTACCGTATTTACATTTGGTTTAGTGACGCCTCCTTCCATATTGCTTGATAATGCCAAAGCTGCGGACAAGCCTACGAGTACAGCTGGGCAACAAAATTTGGAGAGTACGTCCTATACATATGAAGAAACGAATGACAGGTTAACCACCGATACTTTTATTACTTATGCAATGCTAGAAGCAGAGAAGCAGTCGATGCAAAAGTTTGGAACTAAAATTGGTCCAGTAATCGAAGATGAGTTTAAAGATGTAATATTACCGAAAATTGAAGAGGCAATTGCTGAGCTTGCCAATGATGTACCAGAAGATTCGCTGCAATCATTAGCGATTTCTCAAAGACCAGCTGGTGGAAATAACGAAAAGATTTTTCACGTTTATGACACGAAATCAGGAAATGATTTATTACGATTTCATGTAAGACGAGATCATCCACCGCAAGATGGTTATTATTTTAATTTCCACTATCATCGATTTGATGATGGGTACTCAGGACACCATGAGCTAGGAAATATTTATTGGAATACGAATGTACCGCCGAAATGGCTTTCTTAAAAAGAACAAGAGAAAATCTTGTTCTTTTTTATGCTTATAGAAGGGTAAGACAACTATGTTGTTGAATAAGATAGGTTTAGAAAAAAGAAGCAAAGGGAGAATGGGAATGCAAAAATATATTGTTTTTGACTTTGATGGCACATTAGTAGATTCACAAAATATATTTGTACCAATTTATAATCAACTTGCTGAAAAGCATGGATATAAAACCGTAAGAGAAGAAGAAATTGAGTATTTACGTAAATTAACGATGCCGGAGAGATGTAAACAACTCGATGTACCACTGTATAAACTACCTATATTAGCATTGGAGTTTTATAAATTGTATCAACCTGCTATAAAAGATCTCATTTTGTTCCATGGGATGAAGGATGTATTAGATGAACTACATAAGAAAGGCTACGGAATCGCAGTCATATCATCGAACTCGGAAGAGCATATTCGAGCATTTTTACACAATAATGATATAGAAAATATTCAAGAAGTGTATTGTTCAAAAAATTTGTTCGGGAAAGATAAAATGATAAAACGGTTTTTAAAATCTAAAAAGATAACAGAGAAAGATATGTTATATGTTGGTGACGAACAGCGAGACGTAGCAGCATGTAAAAAAGCTGGGGTGAATGTAATTTGGGTATCTTGGGGATATGATGTTATTGAAACAGTGAAAAAAGATGCACCGGATTATATGGTCAATACACCGATGGAAATTGTGCAAGTAGTGCAAGGGGCGTATTCTTAATATGCATACACTTCGAGCAGGTATTGATCATATTGAATTTTGAGTAGCAAATTTAGAGGAATCCATTTCTTTTTACGATATTTTATTTTCCATAATTGGATGGGGAAAGTTAAAGGAAGTATCTTATAGTACAGGAGAAAGCGAAATATACTTTAAAGAAGTAGACGAAGAAATCGTAAGAACGTTAGGGCCTAAATAACAAGCTATTAATAGAGAAGTAGCGTATACACCAAATGTAGAAATGTAAGGGGAATAAAAATGAAAACAGTTACAGCATGGCAAAACAATATACAAATAATAAAAGATGCAGCAAATATTGAAGAAATTTCTAAAGGTTTCTCTCCTGATAAGAAATATGTAATTACGAATGCGAATAAAGAAAAATATTTATTGCGGACAGGCGATATAAAAGAGTATGAAAGAAAGAAAATAGAGTTTCAAATTTTAAATGAAATGCAAAACCGTAGTGTGCAAGCGCAAAAGCCAATTGAAATGGGTTTGTTGGCAGAAGAAGGTTTATGTTATGGGATTTTTTCATATTTAGAAGGGGAAGATGCGAAGAAGCTATTGCCTACGTATTCACCAAAAGAACAATATGAGATTGGTATAGAGGCAGGAAAAGATTTAGCAAAAATGCATACATATGAAGCTCCTGATGATATTCTACCATGGTATGAAAGAGCAATGAAAAAACATCAAAAATATGTAGAGGCATATAAAACATGTGGAATAAAAATAAAAAATGATGATAAAATCATAAAGTTTATAGATGAAAATGAAATATATTTAAAGAACCGCCCAAATCGATTTCAACATGATGATTTTCATTTAGAAAATATAATTGTGCGAGATGGGAAATATGTAGGTGTTGTTGATTTTAATGGCTATGACTGGGGCGATCCACTTCATGATTTCGTAAAAATTGCACTGTTTGCAAGGGACATTAGTATTCCGTATTCAATTGGACAAATAGAAGGATACTTTAGTGGGAGCATACCAGAGGAGTTCTGGAAATTATATGCGGTGTACGTTGGCATGACAGTATTCTCATCAGTTGTCTGGTCATTACGAGCAGCACCACATATGTTAGATGATACGTTAGAACGTCTTACTATCGTTTTAGAGGACCATAAAAACTTTGAGTTATTAAAGCCAACCTGGTTTCAACCAGAAAAGATTGATATGAAATAGAAAAGGTAGGTGTGATTCACATCTACCTTTATTTTTTTACCATTCTTCGTTTTGAAGCAGTTGTAATGCTAATTTTAAATCTATATCTTCTTGTATATGTTCCGGAGTCCACGGGATATGTATATGCGGTTGTATACCAATTCCGGACATTCCTTCGCCTTTATCTATAATGGAAAGCCGTGAAGTAGGATAGTAAAGAGCGAATGTATCAGCCCATTCCATTACCGCTAAATTTGAATAATCATTTAAACCAGCAGTAGGACGACCTATTACTTTTACTTTCAATGATTTTTTTGCAACTTCTACAAAAGAATCACCAGAACTTCCACATGTAACATCTGTTAATATAACTACTCTATTAGGTGATTTGCTTCCGTGTATTTTTAATGATTGAAGTTCTGTTGGTAACTCAGAAGTATCAAATGTAACGAATCCTTTTTTATAATTCCTTTTTAAATCTTGAATAAATATATCAGTGAATAATTTGGAAAGTTCGTCTAAAGAATCATAATCTTCCATTTCGATGTCTTTCATACGTAAATGAAAGTTTCGTTCTGTATGATTCAATTGCATTGTATCTGAAGAATCTAAAAGAGAGATCTCTTTGTCTTCAAATAAGTAAGGAAGTAATTTGAAAAATGCATCATCACTTCCACCACGATTCAAACGCACATCAATAATTAAGTTTGGAAAAGAATTGAGCTCATTTTTGTGTGAGTCTAATAATTTATTAATAGCTTCAGTATTTGCAAAATCAGTCAAAGTAAGTAAGAGTGTGTCTTTATTATGCTGTTTAAATGAATAAATAGGCGTGTATTCATTTTGTTTATACTGTTGTAAAGTAATGGTTTCGGTTACGCCGTCTTCATCTATAAGTGTACAAGTTGATGATTGTAATAAAACAAAATCCCATTTTTCACGTTCATATGTATTCGCATTTAAATACTTACTATATTTTATTAATAACTCAGGAATTTTCATATTATCTAATGCCAGAATAGACTGCCCTTTTTTCACTCTTATTTCTTGTGAAGTGGATGTAATATAT includes these proteins:
- a CDS encoding HAD family hydrolase; the encoded protein is MQKYIVFDFDGTLVDSQNIFVPIYNQLAEKHGYKTVREEEIEYLRKLTMPERCKQLDVPLYKLPILALEFYKLYQPAIKDLILFHGMKDVLDELHKKGYGIAVISSNSEEHIRAFLHNNDIENIQEVYCSKNLFGKDKMIKRFLKSKKITEKDMLYVGDEQRDVAACKKAGVNVIWVSWGYDVIETVKKDAPDYMVNTPMEIVQVVQGAYS
- a CDS encoding YpjP family protein, whose translation is MPNWFRKTLVALITVFTFGLVTPPSILLDNAKAADKPTSTAGQQNLESTSYTYEETNDRLTTDTFITYAMLEAEKQSMQKFGTKIGPVIEDEFKDVILPKIEEAIAELANDVPEDSLQSLAISQRPAGGNNEKIFHVYDTKSGNDLLRFHVRRDHPPQDGYYFNFHYHRFDDGYSGHHELGNIYWNTNVPPKWLS
- a CDS encoding aminoglycoside phosphotransferase family protein translates to MKTVTAWQNNIQIIKDAANIEEISKGFSPDKKYVITNANKEKYLLRTGDIKEYERKKIEFQILNEMQNRSVQAQKPIEMGLLAEEGLCYGIFSYLEGEDAKKLLPTYSPKEQYEIGIEAGKDLAKMHTYEAPDDILPWYERAMKKHQKYVEAYKTCGIKIKNDDKIIKFIDENEIYLKNRPNRFQHDDFHLENIIVRDGKYVGVVDFNGYDWGDPLHDFVKIALFARDISIPYSIGQIEGYFSGSIPEEFWKLYAVYVGMTVFSSVVWSLRAAPHMLDDTLERLTIVLEDHKNFELLKPTWFQPEKIDMK
- a CDS encoding S41 family peptidase, which produces MYTGIFKEIVSITHHDYSGCIDKKGWDDPATYLQTVAKLEKLGKLTPIQFTEIVRDYLLDFKDNHMFFKILTNNQPLNSVGFQVKRYEDRLYITSTSQEIRVKKGQSILALDNMKIPELLIKYSKYLNANTYEREKWDFVLLQSSTCTLIDEDGVTETITLQQYKQNEYTPIYSFKQHNKDTLLLTLTDFANTEAINKLLDSHKNELNSFPNLIIDVRLNRGGSDDAFFKLLPYLFEDKEISLLDSSDTMQLNHTERNFHLRMKDIEMEDYDSLDELSKLFTDIFIQDLKRNYKKGFVTFDTSELPTELQSLKIHGSKSPNRVVILTDVTCGSSGDSFVEVAKKSLKVKVIGRPTAGLNDYSNLAVMEWADTFALYYPTSRLSIIDKGEGMSGIGIQPHIHIPWTPEHIQEDIDLKLALQLLQNEEW